The Tatumella ptyseos genome segment TCATCGCCCCTTAACCCTCTTATTCGTTTGCACTTACCAAGGAAAATTGATGTTAATCTCAGCCATGCTATTCATTGTAGGCTTATTTTTACTCGCCTATGGCAGTGATCGGCTGGTCTTTAGTGCAGCGGTATTGAGTCGTATGTTGGGAATTTCGCCACTGATTATTGGCGGGGTCATTGTCGGGCTAGGCACTTCACTTCCGGAAATTATTCTCTCATTTTCAGCTTCCCAACATGGGTTAAGGGAACTTGCTGTCGGCCTCGCCCTAGGCTCGAATATCACCAATGTATTACTTATTCTTGGTATTGCGCTAGTTCTGCGACCTATATCCTTACATTCAGCATTACTTCGCCATGAACTCCCGCTAATGTTGCTGGTTACCCTACTTGCAGGTTTAGTACTCGTAAATCAGCAGTTAACCCATTGGGATGGCGTTGCGCTCTTATTTGTCGCGCTAGTATACCTTTATGGCATGCTGCGCCTGATTAGGCGTACTTCCAGCGCCATACCCGATAAGCTCACTCAAGAACAGTTATCGGTTTTACCCGATCAGCAAATCTCTTTTACGGTGGCACTGTTATGGCTAGGTGTGGCACTCATACTATTACCGATTGCTACCCGTATGATCCTTGATAATACTTTAGTTGTCGCCGAATTTTTAGGGTTGAGTCAACGTGTTGTCGGCCTTCTATTCTTATCCGTGGGTACCAGCCTTCCCGAATTAGCCACCGTTATTGCAGGGATAACACGTGGGCAACAACACTTAGCCATTGGGAATTTAGTGGGCGCACATATTTATAACCTTGCTATCGCGCTAGGAATACCTGCACTCATTGACCCTGGAAAAATCTCCGAAAAAACCGTTAATCATGATTTTTGGCTAGTATTTGTCGCCAGTTCACTATTAACTTTACTTTGTCTTAAACAAAATAAAGTTAATGGGCGTATTATAGGAATACTATTGCTCATTGGATTTGTAATTTGGGCATTTTGGCTATGCTGCCCTTTCAGGTCAGTGACGACATCCTAAGGATAATACTATGGGTTTTCAGCCTGAACCAAAAAACATCAATTTTATTGATGCGGGCAAGAAAGTACTACGTATTGAACGCGAGTGCTTGGAACAACTAGAAGAATTTATTAATCAAGAGTTCGCCATCGCTTGTGAAATGATGCTCCACTGCTCTGGAAAAATCGTTGTGATGGGAATGGGGAAGTCAGGTCATATTGGCCGTAAAATTGCGGCAACACTTGCCAGTACTGGTACACCGGCTTTTTTTGTGCACCCTGGCGAGGCGAGTCATGGTGATTTAGGGATGATCAGCCCAAATGATATCGTCTTAGCGATTTCGAACAGTGGAGAGTCTCAAGAAATTCTTTCTTTGATCCCAGTGATAAAGCGATTAGCCATCCCCTTACTCTGTATGACCGGAAGGCCTGAAAGTACCATGGCTCGGGCTGCACAAGTCCATCTTTGTATTAAGGTTCCCATTGAAGCTTGCCCTCTTGGGCTAGCGCCAACCAGTAGTACGACAGCTACCCTAGTTATGGGGGATGCCCTTGCAGTCGCGCTATTAGAAGCGAAAGGATTTACACAAGAAGATTTTGCTTTGTCACATCCTGGTGGCGCATTAGGTAGGAAACTACTGATTCATGTCAGTGATATCATGCATTCCGGTGAGGAAATTCCTACCGTATCGGAGCAAGCCACTTTACGCGATGCGCTGTTTGAGATTACGCGTAAAAAAATGGGGATGACCGTCATTACCCAATCCGAAGGTAAAATAGCCGGCATTTTTACAGATGGCGATCTACGCAGGGTGATCGATATGAATATCGACCTACAATCGACGCCTATCGCCGAGGTTATGACTCATGGCGGGATTCGTGTTGCCCCACAAATTTTGGCCGTTGATGCGCTAAATATCATGCAACAAAAAAATATAACCTCTCTCCTCGTTGAGGAGCAGGGAAAACTGATAGGTGTTGTACACTTGCACGATATGTTACGTGCGGGCGTCGTATAAACAGGACAGATTATTTAATGAATGCAGAAAGCCACGTTGACACATGCTATGGCCCTATTCCACGCGAAATCATGGAACGCGCAGCACAAATAACACTCCTTATTTGCGATGTAGATGGTGTGATGTCCGATGGTAATGTTTATCAGGGGAATTCTGGTGAAGAGCTCAAGGCTTTTAATGTCAGAGATGGTTATGGAATCCGCTGTCTGTTAACCAGTGATATTGATGTGGCGATAATTACTGGGCGAAAAGCAAAATTACTGGAAGACCGTTGCGCAACTCTTGGTATCCAACATTTATATCAAGGGCAATCTCATAAAGTTATTGCATACCAACAGCTTCTAGAAAATCTTCAATGCGCCCCACACCAGGTTGCCTATATTGGCGATGATCTGATTGATTGGCCAGTCATGAAGCAAATTGGGCTGAGTGTTGCGGTCGCAGATGCCCATCCCTTAATTCAGCAAAGAGCACACTATAAAACAGGTATTGCTGGCGGACGGGGGGCAGTGAGGGAACTTTGTGATATCATCCTTATGGCACAAGACAAATTTGAACAAGCCGAAGGGTTATCAATATGAGTAACGCGCGTAAATGGATCATTGGGCTTCTCGCGGTAATTGCACTGGTTCTCATTGGCTGGAATATTACCTCATCGAATGATAACAGCGCTTCCTCTGCGGTTAATGACCAGTCCCCTACTTATACCAGTGAAACCTCTAAAACCACTGTTTACAATCCACAGGGATCCTTGGCGTATCGATTAGTCTCTAAACAAGTCGAATATTATGATGTACAACAGCTGACTTGGTTTTCCCAGCCGGTATTAACGACCTACGATGATACAAAGCGTGCGGCTTGGGTACTAACCGCCGATAAAGCAAAACTTACGCAGGACAGAATGCTCTACCTCTACGGGCATGTTGTCGTACAATCCCAACTATCGGACTCGCGTTTACAACGCCTTACCACGGATTCAGCCCAAATTAATTTAGTGACACAAGATGTTACCTCTAATGATAAAGTAAATCTTCGAGGCATTGGATTTGAGTCTAACGGAACGAAATTACGCGGTAATTTACGCGCGAAAACAGCCGAGTTGCTTGAAAAGGTAAATACTTCTTATGAAATTCAAAAATAAATCTTCATTGAATCTGCTGCTAGCAAGTGGATTACTCGCGCTGAGTCTCCCTGCATTAGCCGTTACTGGCGACTCAGATCAACCTGTTCATATCAATTCCATTAATCAATCTTTGGATATGGATGGCAATATTGCGACATTTACAGGCAACGTTGTGATCACGCAAGGAACGATTAAAATCCAAGCGGATAAAGTTGTTGTAACCCGTCCTGGTGGCGATAGTAAGAAAACGTTAGTCGATGCTTACGGTAATCCAGCGACCTTTTACCAAATGCAAGACAATGGTAAACCTGTAAAAGGTAGCGCCAGCAAGCTGCATTATAATTTGGCTGCAGACTCTGTCGAACTGACCGGTAAGGCGCATGTCCAACAACTCGATAGTAATATCAATGGTGATCGCATTACCTACTTGGTGAAAGCACAAAAAATGCAAGCTTACAGCCAAGGCCAGTCAAAGCGTGTTACGACAGTATTGATGCCGTCTCAGCTACAAGACGACAAAAAATCCTCTACCCCCAAAACCAGAGGTCAATAAGCCCTATGGCAACGTTAACGGCAAAAAACTTAGCGAAATCCTATAAAGGCAGACAAGTAGTAGGCGATGTCAGCCTAGAAGTTAACTCCGGTGAGATCGTTGGCTTATTGGGGCCAAACGGCGCAGGAAAAACCACGACCTTCTACATGGTAGTCGGTATCGTTCAGCGCGACGCTGGGCGGATCATTATTGATGACGAAGACATTAGCTTGCTCCCCTTACATGCACGCGCGCGTCGTGGCATAGGCTATCTGCCTCAAGAAGCCTCTATCTTCAGAAGGTTAAGTGTATATGATAACCTGATGGCGGTATTACAGATTCGCGATGATTTAAATAATGAACAACGTAAAGCACGTGCCGATGAGCTTCTTAAAGAGTTTCATATTGAACACTTAAGAAAAAGTTTAGGTCAGTCATTGTCAGGTGGTGAACGCCGACGCGTAGAAATTGCTCGCGCTTTAGCTGCTAACCCTAAATTTATTTTATTGGACGAACCCTTTGCAGGTGTTGACCCGATCTCGGTGATTGATATAAAAAAGATTATCGAACATTTACGCGACAGTGGCCTAGGTGTGTTGATTACCGACCATAATGTGCGGGAAACCCTCGCAGTGTGCGAACGTGCCTACATAGTAAGCCAAGGACAATTGATTGCTCACGGAACTCCAGAAGAGATTCTTGAAGATGAGCAAGTAAAAAGGGTTTATTTAGGAGAGGAATTCCGACTGTAGTCTCAGGCTGTTTTTTTAATTTCTGGCAATTGGGTCTATGATGATGAAACAAAGTCTGCAATTCAGACTCAGCCAGCAGCTGGCAATGACTCCCCAGTTGCAGCAGGCGATTCGCCTACTGCAACTCTCTACTCTCGAGCTGCAGCAAGAACTTCAACTCGCCTTGGAGAGTAATCCACTATTGGAGCAAACCGATACCCTCTCTGAGGTTGATGCGGTGGAAGATACAGAGAGCGCCTCGCTTGATACGCGTGAAGCGTTAGAGCAGCACGACATGCCATCTGAACTCCCTCTTGATACAGAATGGGACTCTATCTATACCGCAGGTACTCCCTCTGGCACCGGTAGCGATTACTACCAAGATGAACTCCCCGTCTATCAAGGTGAAACAACACAATCTCTGCAAGATTACCTGACATGGCAAGCAGAATTAACGCCTTTTTCGGAAACTGATCGGGCAATAGCAACCTCGATCATTGACGCGATTGACCCTACTGGATACCTCACTATCCCCCTTAACGATATATTGGAAAGCGTGGGTATTGATGACTGTGAAATCGCAGAGGTCGAGGCTGTTCTTAAACGTATCCAACATTTTGACCCGATTGGTGTGGGGGCTCGAGATTTACAAGAAACGCTACTAATACAGCTTTCTCAATTTTCCACTGATACCCCATACTTATCCGAAGCAAGGAGTATTCTTCAACAGCATCTCGATCTCCTTGCTAACCACGATTTTAGAAGCTTAATGCGAGTGACTCGTTTAAAAGAAGAGGTATTGAAGGCGGCTATACAGCTGATACAAACACTCGATCCTCGACCTGGTCAGTCCATCAACACGGGTGAGTCTGACTATGTTATTCCTGATGTTTTGGTCAAGAAAATCGGTAAAAAATGGGAAGTCGAACTCAATTCAGATAGTTTACCGCGTTTAGGTATCAACCAACATTACGCTGCCATGAGTGGGGGGGCGGCTAACGAAAGTGATACTCAATTTATCCGTAGTCATCTTCAAGAAGCTCGTTGGTTAATCAAAAGCGTTGAGAGCCGAAATGAGACGCTGCTTAAAGTTTCTCGGTGTATTGTCGAACAGCAACAAGCTTTCTTCGAACTCGGGGAAGAACACATGCGCCCCATGGTATTGGCGGATATTGCCGACGTGATAGAAATGCATGAATCGACAATCTCACGAGTGACCACACAGAAGTTTTTACACAGTCCGCGCGGGATCTTCGAACTTAAGTATTTCTTCTCGAGCCACGTCAACACGGATAATGGTGGCGAGGCCTCATCAACAGCGATCCGAGCGCTGGTCAAACGCTTTATTGCCGACGAAAATCCTGCTAAGCCATTCAGTGATAGTCGATTGACCACGCTGCTGTCTGAACAAGGCATTATTGTTGCCCGTCGGACTGTTGCCAAATATCGCGAGTCCCTAGCGATTCCTCCCTCTAACCAACGTAAACGGCTTGTGTGAGAGGTTATTGCGCGTTAGTCATAAAAAGCGCATAGTGATTTCAGCTATGTAAATTACTTGCCTGCATTAGGTGTTCTGTTACCATGCAGGCCAATCAATGATCGTCATTAACCACGGTGTATGTGTCTGACTCATCGTCAAACCATCAGCAAGTGAATACTATGAATAGCGACCTTCCTTTAGAATTAGGTAATGTACTAACGCTTGATTGCACACGCAATAATGTAAACTGCCAAAGCAAAAAGCGGGCGTTAGAGATAATTAGCGAAATTGCGGCGGGCCAGCTCAATCTGCCTCATCAACTTATATTTGAAACGATACTCAACCGCGAAAAAATGGGGAGTACAGGTATAGGGGGTGGGATAGCTATTCCTCATGGGAAGCTCGAGCAAGATACATTACGCTCCGTGGGTGTTTTTATAAAGCTTGAACATCCTATTGCTTTCGATGCGGTAGACAACCAACCGGTCGATCTTCTTTTTGCACTGTTGGTACCTGCTGGACAATGCAAAACACATCGTCACACACTCGCATTAATCGCCAAACGCTTAGCAAATAAAGCTATCTGCCGGCAACTTCGCCAAGCTGATAGTGATGAAATGCTCTATCAAATATTGATGGGCGATATCGATGACGAAGAGTAATAGCCCTTAACCTAGATTGACTTGTAAGGTTCGCAGGAGAAACAATGTCATGGCACTGATGATCGTCAGCGGTCGTTCTGGCTCCGGTAAATCGGTCGCACTACGTGCGCTTGAGGATATGGGATTTTATTGTGTCGATAACCTCCCCGTTGAACTTTTACCTGAGTTGGCAGCAACGTTAGCAAAAAGAGAAATCTCCGCCGCTGTAAGTATAGATATTAGAAATATTCCAGAATCACCTCTACTTTTTGAAGCCATTTTGGATAGACTCGACGCAGAATTTACTCCGCAACTGCTATTCTTCGATGCTAATACCAATACATTGATTCGCCGCTATAGTGATACCCGCCGGCTCCATCCGCTGACAGTTCGAAATCTTTCGCTTGAAGACGCAATTCTACACGAGTCAGAGTTGCTTGAACCTTTACGCTCACGTGCCGACCTGGTCATTGATACGTCAGAGATGTCGGTACATGAACTTGCAGAAATGTTACGTACCCGCTTATCAGGTAAGCCGGAGCGAGAGCTCACTATTGTCTTCGAATCCTTTGGTTTTAAATATGGTTTACCTGTCGATGCAGATTATGTTTTTGATGTAAGATTCTTACCCAATCCACACTGGGATGTAAAGCTTCGTCCGATGACAGGGTTAGATCACACTGTTTGTCAGTTTTTGGAGCGCCACACCGATGTTCATCAATTTATCTATCAAACGCGTAGCTATCTAGAATTGTGGTTACCCATGCTGGAAAGGAATAATCGTAGCTACCTTACCGTAGCAATCGGATGTACCGGTGGGAAGCATCGTTCAGTCTATATTGCGGAACAGCTAGCGGATTACTTTGCCTCTCGTGGTAAAAATGTTCAACGCAGACATCGTACCTTGGAAAAGAAGAATCATGACCGTTAAGCAAACTGTTTCTATCCAGAATAAATTGGGAATGCATGCCCGCCCTGCAATGAAGTTATTTGAATTAGTACAGAGCTTTGATGCTGAGGTTTTACTGAGAAATGAAGTCGGTACCGAGGCTGAAGCGAACAGTGTTATTGCTTTATTGATGTTAGATTCAGCCCAAGGAGGCAAAATTGAAGTCGAAGCTAACGGCCGGCAAGAGGTTGAAGCCTTGCAAGCCGTTGTTGAGCTTTTTGCCTCGAGGTTTGACGAAGAGTGATCGTCTAATAGAGGTGGTGTTGTATTAAAAAAGGCTGACCACCCAATTGGCGCATTTGACGCATAATCCATTGCTGCCTCATCTGTATATAACGTGAGGGTGCTTGGGCTTTATAGCGAAGTGGCGAGGGTAATACCGCCGCAAGTAAGGCTGCCTGACTTTCTGTTAGTTGTTTAGCCGGCTTGTGAAAATAAGCTTGCGAAGCGGCCTCCACCCCAAAGATCCCTGGTCCAAATTCCGCGACGTTAAGATAGACGGTGAGGATACGCTTTTTACGCCAAATCGCCTCTATTCCAAGGGTCATTCCCGCTTCGATTGCCTTACGCACCCAGCTACGCCCATCCCACAAAAACATATTTTTAGCAGTTTGCTGTGATAATGTTGAAGCACCTCGTAGATGATCTTCACCTCGCTGCGTCAAGGCTGAATTTACCGCACTAAAATCAATTCCCCAATGCTCAGGAAAACGTTGGTCTTCCGAGGCAATCACCGCAAGAGGCATCCAAGGGGAAATCTCATCCATGCTAACCCAATCAGAATGTGCACGGTATGCAAAGTTACCGGACGACCAAGCGCTAATTTGTCGTTCAGCCATAACTGCGGAAAAAGGTACAGGCAGAACAGTCCATAGTAAGACTGAAAGAAACCATAAGCCGATACAAAATAAAAAACCTTTTAAAAGCGTTTTTTTTACCTTTCTCAACCATGATGTATGCTTTGGCTTCATTGTTTACCTTCGTCCAGACAAGATATTGTATTATCTATTATAAATGTTTAGTGATGATAAGCGGTAATCCGCTCAAAAACTTTCATTACAAGAGCAAAAGGAAACGGTTCCAACTCTCATCTTTGAGCGCTGTCTATCGACGATCCCTGACATCAATCATGAATAAATTTTAATCATATTCAATTAGCGTTAGCCAATAGCACCCTCATTTGTTAAACTAATTATTAACATCGCTGCAACTTAAAAGCATGACAGTTGAAGAAAATACTTATAGGAAGGTATTAATTCGTTTTGTTAAAGCAGAAGATTAAGCTGTAGTTTATGCATTCACTATTTTAATCTTTCAAACGATTAGCAAAACCTATCTTTCTATGGCGATCAAAAGGTATAACCTTGTAACTAAAGGCCATTCTTATGGGAAAATAGTTGCCTACTGGATATAACCATTGATAATATAAGGTTATTAGCTATTAGGTTGCCTTGAGTATCAATTTGAGTGGATTATTGCCTTCTTTTTAACCACCCCACTCATAAATGCATTACTTATGTTAATGTTTTATAGAAATCGGTACCATTTGTTTGATACAGTAGTCTCAGTACCCAATACCACTGAATAGCAACACGATTACTCTCAAAAAAGAACAGTTTTTGTGCTATTTGGTTCAATTTCCCTGGTGTTGGCGCAATCTTCGCGCACCCCGGTTTTACCGGGGTAATTTTTCTTTACGTTCTTCTCCCTACCCACTCTTTTAATACCTTAACATCGTTCTGCCATGTGCTATGTAATTCATCGACCCAATCTTGAACATTGTCCCACCAAGCGGGCAGCTCCGGTGATTGTATCTGTTGAGCAACCTTCTGTAGATGCTTAAGACCTACAGCCCCAGCGGCCCCCTTAATTTTATGTCCTTGTTCCGCGATCTCATTCTGATCCCGTGCCAACATATTCGAATCGAGTGCTTCGAGATAGTCTGGCATCATTTTCTCGAATATAATCAGGCCATCAGAAATGAGAGAGGGTCCGACTAGGCTTAAATATTGTTCTAACATTTCGGTATCCAATCTATCCGAAGGCTCAGACGTCTGAGGTTCGACTCGCTCAGTCACCTCTTGAGAATTGTTATCCCAAAACTGTCTGATGGTTGCCGTCAAGGCTGGAACAGAAAGTGGTTTACTTAAGACACCATCTAGTCCCGCGTTGAGATATTCACTCTTATTCTTCAGCACGTTAGCGGTTAAGGCAACCAAAGGAGGGAGCTGTTGTGTGGTAAAACGCTGTTGTAATGCTCTTGCGACATCTAACCCCGTCATATCCGGTAATTGGATATCAAGTAGCACCATATCAAACTCATCGGGTTCAAAAATATCTAATGCTTCTTGCCCCGTCATTGCCACTTCGATGGAACAGCCTAGATTTTCGAGTACAGATCGAGCGACGACAACATTTAACTCAATATCTTCAACCAGTAATATATGCAGAGCCGGTAAAAGCCACTCTTCTTCTTCCTGCGTTTCAGAAGCTTCACTGATCACCTCCGGAGCGCTGACATCGAGCGTGAAACAGGCTCCGTGGTGCGGCTCGCTCTCAACACTGAGATGTCCGCCCATCGCTTCTGCGATACGAGCCGATATCGCCAGCCCTATACCCGTCCCGGTAGCCGGTTTACCACCATGCTCATCTTCAACTTGATAATACATAGCAAAAATCTTGCTCTGTTCAGACTGAGGAATACCTATACCCGAGTCCTGTACCGCAAACGTTAAGTGCTGAGACTGAAAACTAACATGAATAGAGATTTGCCCTTCTTTTGTAAATTTGACGGCATTACTGAGCAAATTCCATAAAATCTGACGCAAACGTGTCCCATCAGTTATGACGGTTTGGGGTAACGGGGCATCAACCTGCATCGTGAAGGTTAAGCCTTTGGGTTGAACCAACAATCCTGCTAAGTTTTCTAAGTCAGCGATAAAATCCGTAAAATTGATGGGCTGACAATCTAATTTAATGTTTTGCCGCTCGATTTTATCCATCTCAATGACGTCGTTAAAAATATTCCCTAACGTAATGGCAGAAACATGGATAGTTTTTAAATAATTCAGCTGCTCTTGATCTAATTGAGTATCTAAAAGTATACGACTCAATCCGACGATACCGTTTAAAGGAGTGCGTAGCTCATGGCTGATGGTAGAAATAAAGGTCGTTTTATCCCGGCTGGCATTTTCTAATGCTTCTTGATAACGCTTACGTTCAGTAATATCCCGGCCAAATCCCATCAAGCCATTTCGCTTTCCTATACGGTCGTAATAAGGAACTTTACGTACTTCAAAGCAGGCTTTCTTACCGTCCGGATACTGTAACCATTGTTCATAGGTCAGGGCGATATTGTGGCGAAAGACTTTCTCATCGGTGGCAAGGATTTTTTCTGCGGCTTCCGGCTCATAGACATCTTGTGGTGTTAACCCAACGAGCTGCTGTTCACTTTTTCCAGTTAACAGCTCTAATGCACGGTTGCACCCTGAAAATTGACGATCAATATTACGATAGAAAACTAAGTCCGGTGACGCATCTAGAAAAGAACGTAAAAAAGAAGATTGCTGTTCCAATTCGGTTTGCGCTTTGATACGCCCTTCCATCTCTTCTTCTAATTTGAGGATCGCTCGTTCACGAGCTTGTTCAGCATTACGACGCTCAGCAATTTCTTGATTAAGCTGCGTGATGGTTTGTTGCATTTGTTGATTGAGCTGCAAGTCACGATCACGCATCTCTTCTAATTTATCGACTAACCTGGCTAAACGCTGACGCGACTCTTCGAGTTGGTCAACCACGACAGAGAGAAAATAAACGGCCCAAGGGGTGATTAACAATCCAAAGAATATGGAGCGCACAACATCGATTGATTCGACATGACCATGCAACAGCAGTGTTACCGCCATTTGCACAATCATCGCTAAGACCACTAACGCTGAAGCGAGAAGAAGGGAAAAGCGAACAAGGCCAAGTTTGACCATTAAATCAACGTAATACTGCGCTAGTAGGCGGATATGTTTCATAATCACTCCATCGTCGAGAAGTGAACATGATAGCGTAAAAATAACGCGGTAAGCAGAAGATTCACAGTAGAATATTAATGCGAATCATTTGCATTAATATTCATTTATTTTTCTGATTTCGCACAATTCGTTCAGGTTCGAAAATAAAAAAAATCCCATCCATTAAAATAGTTAAAAAAATCGGTTAATACCACTATAGCGATATATATCACTAATTTTAATCCTATTAAAAGAATGCAGCATGGGAATTCTGGCTGCACCATAGTGATACAGTTCACATAAAAACACTGCACCATAACAATGCAAACAGTCGAAAAACACTATAAAAACTTTTAAAATCATGATGATACATGAAAATCACTAATGAAACATTTGTTACCTTATCAATTTGACCTTACTCATAATTCCCGATAAGTTGGAATTCAACTGGTAGCTATCTGTGCGGAAAGTAGTACTCCCGCCTAATTTTAAGTAATTAAACGTTCTCTGTGGCATCACCATTTTGGTCGATCAACGCCGTTAGGGTTAACGCGAATTTACTCTCCTAACCATTATCCTAGCCCATGCAGCATTACATGTAGCAAAGTGCTGGAAGAAAAGGGCCGCAGAGCCCGCGGAGGTTGACTCAATGTTGTATGATAAATCCTTTGAAAAGGATAACTGTGGCTTCGGACTTATTGCCCATATAGAAGGCGAACCCAGCCACAAGGTTGTCAGAACAGCGATCCATGGTCTCGCTCGTATGCAACACCGCGGTGCAATTCTTGCGGATGGTAAAACGGGTGATGGTTGTGGGCTACTGCTACAAAAACCAGACCGCTTCTTTAGATATATTGCCGAAACACAAGGGTGGAGCCTGGCGCGCAACTATAGCGTTGGGATGCTATTCCTGAATAACGACCCAGAAAAAGCAGCAATTTCACGTAAAATCATCGAAGAAGAAGTCCTACGTGAAACACTTTCGGTTGTGGGATGGCGTGAAGTCCCTATTAACCGTGATGTACTCGGCGAAGTCGCCCTCTCTTCTCTTCCCGTTATTGAGCAAATATTCATTAATGCTCCTGCAGGATGGCGTCCACGCGATATGGAACGCCGTCTATACATGGCACGCCGTCGTATCGAAAAACGTGTTGAAGCGCTAGAGGATGCTGAATTCTATATTTGTAGCTTCTCTAACCAAGTAAATATTTATAAAGGCTTGTGCATGCCTGCCGATTTACCGAGATTTTATCTCGATTTGGCTGACTTGCGTTTAGAATCGTCTATCTGCCTTTTCCACCAACGCTTCTCGACCAATACGGTTCCACGCTGGCCGCTGGCCCAACCTTTCCGTTATATGGCGCACAACGGTGAAATCAATACCATTGCGGGTAACCGTCAGTGGGCAAGGGCCCGTGCTTACAAATTTAATACGCCGCTGATCCCTGATTTACAGACGATTGCCCCATTTGTGAATGAAACAGGCTCTGATTCAAGCTCGATGGATAACATGCTGGAGCTATTCTTAAACGGCGGGATGGACTTGGTCCGTGCCATGCGTTTACTGGTTCCGCCAGCTTGGCAAAATAATCCTGATATGGATCCCGATTTACGCGCTTTCTTCGATTTCAACTCTATGCATATGGAGCCTTGGGATGGTCCGGCGGGGATTGTCATGTCCGATGGCCGTTATGCTGCCTGTAATCTAGACCGCAATGGATTACGCCCAGCACGCTACGTCATCACTAAAGATAAGTTAATCACCTGTGCCTCTGAAGTGGGAATTTGGGACTATCAACCCGATGAAGTGGTTGAGAAAGGACGTGTAGGCCCCGGTGAGCTAATGGTTATTGATACCCGTAATGGACGTATTCTCCATTCGGCAGAGACCGATAATGACCTAAAAAGTCGCCATCCTTATAAAACATGGATGGAGAAAAACGTGAAACGCTTGGTACCTTTTGAGGAGCTTCCTGAAGACCAAGTGGGGAAACGCCAGCTTGACGATACTCAGCTCGCGACGTGCCACAAACAGTTCGGCTACAGCAGTGAAGAGCTGGATACCATCATTCGTGTACTCGGGGAGAACGGTCAAGAAGCGGTCGGATCAATGGGTGACGATACGCCCTTTGCCGTACTCAGTAGCCGCCCACGTATTATCTATGACTATTTCCGCCAGCAATTCGCTCAGGTGACTAACCCACCTATCGATCCTTTACGTGAAAATCATGTAATGTCGTTAGCGACCTGTATCGGGCAAGAGATGAATGTTTTCTGCGAGGCAGAAGGTCAAGCACACCGTGTGAGTTTTAAATCACCTATTTTGCTTTATTCAGATTTCTCACAGCTGACACATTTGGATACTCAGTACTACCGTGCCGA includes the following:
- the arcB gene encoding aerobic respiration two-component sensor histidine kinase ArcB, with protein sequence MKHIRLLAQYYVDLMVKLGLVRFSLLLASALVVLAMIVQMAVTLLLHGHVESIDVVRSIFFGLLITPWAVYFLSVVVDQLEESRQRLARLVDKLEEMRDRDLQLNQQMQQTITQLNQEIAERRNAEQARERAILKLEEEMEGRIKAQTELEQQSSFLRSFLDASPDLVFYRNIDRQFSGCNRALELLTGKSEQQLVGLTPQDVYEPEAAEKILATDEKVFRHNIALTYEQWLQYPDGKKACFEVRKVPYYDRIGKRNGLMGFGRDITERKRYQEALENASRDKTTFISTISHELRTPLNGIVGLSRILLDTQLDQEQLNYLKTIHVSAITLGNIFNDVIEMDKIERQNIKLDCQPINFTDFIADLENLAGLLVQPKGLTFTMQVDAPLPQTVITDGTRLRQILWNLLSNAVKFTKEGQISIHVSFQSQHLTFAVQDSGIGIPQSEQSKIFAMYYQVEDEHGGKPATGTGIGLAISARIAEAMGGHLSVESEPHHGACFTLDVSAPEVISEASETQEEEEWLLPALHILLVEDIELNVVVARSVLENLGCSIEVAMTGQEALDIFEPDEFDMVLLDIQLPDMTGLDVARALQQRFTTQQLPPLVALTANVLKNKSEYLNAGLDGVLSKPLSVPALTATIRQFWDNNSQEVTERVEPQTSEPSDRLDTEMLEQYLSLVGPSLISDGLIIFEKMMPDYLEALDSNMLARDQNEIAEQGHKIKGAAGAVGLKHLQKVAQQIQSPELPAWWDNVQDWVDELHSTWQNDVKVLKEWVGRRT